In the Juglans microcarpa x Juglans regia isolate MS1-56 chromosome 6D, Jm3101_v1.0, whole genome shotgun sequence genome, one interval contains:
- the LOC121233946 gene encoding metal-nicotianamine transporter YSL1-like produces MNMELEAKEKREIEKEDLGGQPFEEVPEGSKAIPPWRNQITIRGLVVSVMIGTMYSVIAMKLNLTTGITPNLNVSAALLAFVFVRTWIKVLEKAGFVSKPFTRQENTMIQTCSVACYSISVGGGFASYLLGLNRRTYLLAGVNNEGNSPKSVKEPGFGWMTGYLFLVCFIGLFVLVPLRKIMIVDLKLTYPSGMATAVLINGFHTQGDKMAKKQVRGFMKYFSISFLWGFFKWFFSGKDECGFAHFPTFGLQAYKKTFYFDFSMTFVGAGMIVSHLVNLSLLLGAVLSFGVMWPLIGRLKGIWFSESLEESDMKSLYGYKVFLSVALILGDGMYNFIKILVCTIIEIRSRLKKEDLEMDVDGQEKPIEVMKRNEIFISENIPMWFAAVGYVIFAIISIIVIPFMFPQLKWYYVVVAYFLAPSLAFCNAYGAGLTDINMAYNYGKVALFVLAALTGKEDGVVAALVGCGLVKSVVSVACILMQDFKTAYLTCTSPKAMFLNQAIGTALGCVTAPLSFFLFYKAFDVGNPDGEFKAPYALIYRNMAILGVQGFSALPRHCLQMCYGFLAFAVGVNVVRDISPQKVGKYMPLPMVMAVPFLVGAYFAIDMCLGSLIVFMLHKLDSKKAELMVPAIASGLICGEGLWTLPAAVLALAKIKPPICMKFLHS; encoded by the exons ATGAACATGGAATTAGAAGccaaagaaaagagagagattgaaaaaGAAGATTTAGGAGGACAGCCTTTTGAGGAAGTACCTGAGGGGTCGAAGGCAATCCCGCCATGGAGGAACCAAATAACGATAAGGGGATTAGTAGTGAGTGTTATGATTGGCACCATGTACAGTGTGATAGCCATGAAGCTGAACCTCACAACCGGGATAACTCCTAATCTAAATGTTTCTGCTGCTCTTCTTGCTTTCGTATTTGTTCGGACATGGATAAAAGTCCTCGAGAAAGCTGGTTTTGTATCAAAGCCATTCACTCGGCAAGAGAATACAATGATACAAACTTGTTCAGTTGCATGCTATAGCATTTCTGTTGGAG GTGGGTTTGCTTCTTATCTATTGGGATTAAACAGGAGGACATATCTTTTGGCAGGCGTCAACAATGAGGGGAACTCCCCAAAGAGTGTTAAGGAACCTGGATTTGGTTGGATGACTGGCTACCTGTTTTTAGTCTGTTTTATTGGCCTTTTTGTCCTAGTTCCTCTAAGGAAG ATAATGATAGTAGACCTCAAATTAACATATCCAAGTGGCATGGCAACTGCGGTACTCATTAATGGATTCCATACTCAGGGGGATAAGATGGCTAA GAAGCAAGTGCGGGgattcatgaaatatttttcaatcagTTTCTTATGGGGCTTCTTTAAGTGGTTCTTCAGTGGTAAAGACGAATGCGGATTCGCACACTTCCCTACTTTTGGATTGCAAGCGTATAAGAAAac ATTCTACTTCGACTTTAGCATGACATTTGTTGGAGCTGGCATGATTGTTTCCCATCTCGTTAACTTGTCTTTGCTTCTTGGAGCTGTGCTTTCCTTTGGAGTAATGTGGCCGCTCATTGGTCGGCTTAAAGGAATTTGGTTTTCTGAAAGTTTGGAAGAAAGTGACATGAAAAGTTTATATGGTTACAAG GTTTTTTTATCCGTTGCTTTGATCCTAGGTGATGGTATGTACAATTTCATTAAGATATTGGTATGCACAATCATCGAAATCCGCAGCAGATTAAAGAAGGAGGACCTCGAAATGG ATGTGGATGGCCAAGAGAAGCCAATTGAAGTAATGAAACGGAACGAGATTTTCATTAGTGAAAACATTCCCATGTGGTTTGCAGCCGTTGGATATGTCATCTTTGCCATCATTTCCATAATTGTGATCCCATTCATGTTTCCTCAACTTAAATGGTACTATGTTGTCGTAGCCTATTTTTTAGCTCCATCTCTGGCATTCTGCAATGCTTATGGAGCTGGACTGACGGACATAAACATGGCCTACAATTACGGGAAAGTGGCACTCTTCGTCTTAGCAGCGTTGACAGGAAAAGAAGATGGCGTGGTGGCTGCGCTTGTTGGGTGTGGACTCGTCAAATCTGTTGTTTCTGTGGCTTGCATTCTGATGCAAGATTTCAAGACTGCCTACTTGACTTGCACTTCTCCCAAAGCAATGTTCTTGAACCAAGCCATTGGCACAGCATTAGGCTGTGTGACGGCTCCTCTTAGCTTCTTCCTTTTTTACAAGGCATTTGATGTGGGAAACCCGGATGGAGAGTTCAAAGCTCCTTATGCCTTGATCTATAGAAACATGGCAATTCTAGGTGTGCAAGGCTTCTCTGCTCTTCCTCGCCATTGCCTGCAAATGTGCTATGGCTTTCTTGCCTTTGCGGTTGGAGTCAATGTGGTGCGCGATATTTCCCCACAAAAGGTCGGAAAATATATGCCGCTTCCAATGGTCATGGCGGTGCCTTTTCTGGTCGGGGCATACTTTGCAATTGATATGTGCCTTGGGagtttgattgtttttatgTTGCACAAGCTTGATTCTAAGAAGGCCGAGTTGATGGTACCTGCGATTGCTTCTGGATTGATTTGCGGGGAAGGGCTCTGGACCCTCCCTGCTGCAGTTCTAGCTCTGGCCAAAATAAAACCTCCGATCTGCATGAAATTTTTGCATTCCTAG